One region of Chryseobacterium sp. SORGH_AS_0447 genomic DNA includes:
- a CDS encoding S8/S53 family peptidase has product MKKTLLFCLLAGYSVSFAQTSLVFVFFTDKPNKAAFYANPLSELSQKSLNRRISLGIALNDQDAPIEQSYINNIQNLGFTVTDYSKWLNGVAVNATPAQITILQAQSYVQSVESFAKNSSGGTKIIHQNKWENPGDPAGKNLTVFNYGAGSGQIDQINLRPLHLAGYTGTGITIAVIDAGFPNVNTGAAYSRLWTNGHIKGGYDFVTKTPDIYNTSLNSHGSAVLGAIGGYIQDTFVGSAPDADFYLYRSENASVEVPEEELYWIEAAEEADRKGVDLITTSLGYSTFDDPKYNYTYAQMNGTTSFIAQAAEIAVNKGIFTLIAAGNSGTQPWHYIVTPGDNAKVFTIGAVDSAGTSSTFSSYGPNAAGVIKPDAAARGTGATSVSHTSNTTISVNGTSIATPIAAGGVACLIQAFPTMNRDLMRNRLRQTASLYPNHTDQMGFGILNFGNLYNNVLNTSELVKKNNIAIFPNPVKNILNVASESDVLELEIYDNLGRLITKVSNRQSVKVEDFAKGIYYLKIQTKDKTFYEKFIKE; this is encoded by the coding sequence ATGAAAAAAACTTTACTCTTTTGTCTTCTAGCAGGTTATTCGGTAAGTTTTGCGCAGACATCGCTCGTTTTTGTATTTTTTACAGATAAGCCGAATAAGGCCGCATTCTATGCAAATCCCCTGTCGGAACTATCCCAGAAATCCCTTAACCGGCGTATTTCATTAGGAATTGCGCTCAACGATCAGGATGCCCCGATTGAGCAGTCATACATCAATAATATTCAGAATTTAGGCTTTACCGTTACCGATTATTCCAAATGGCTGAACGGGGTGGCGGTAAATGCAACACCGGCGCAGATTACTATTCTTCAGGCACAAAGCTATGTGCAGTCGGTGGAAAGCTTTGCCAAAAATTCTTCCGGAGGAACAAAGATTATCCACCAGAACAAATGGGAAAATCCGGGTGATCCTGCCGGTAAAAATCTTACGGTCTTTAATTACGGTGCCGGTTCCGGACAGATCGATCAGATCAACCTCCGCCCGCTTCACCTGGCCGGTTATACAGGCACAGGCATCACCATTGCGGTCATCGATGCCGGATTCCCGAATGTGAACACCGGTGCTGCCTATTCCAGATTATGGACCAACGGCCACATCAAAGGCGGATATGATTTTGTGACCAAAACTCCTGATATTTACAATACTTCGCTGAATTCGCACGGATCAGCTGTTTTAGGAGCTATCGGGGGATATATTCAGGATACTTTTGTTGGGTCTGCTCCCGATGCCGATTTTTATTTGTACCGCAGCGAAAATGCCTCCGTAGAAGTCCCGGAAGAAGAGCTTTACTGGATCGAAGCCGCAGAAGAAGCCGACCGGAAAGGAGTGGATCTGATTACCACTTCATTAGGCTACTCTACATTTGATGATCCTAAATACAATTATACGTATGCCCAGATGAACGGAACCACGTCCTTCATTGCGCAGGCAGCAGAAATAGCGGTGAATAAAGGAATTTTCACATTAATTGCTGCCGGAAATTCCGGGACACAGCCTTGGCATTATATTGTAACGCCGGGTGACAATGCAAAAGTGTTCACCATCGGAGCCGTGGATTCGGCGGGAACTTCGTCGACTTTTTCTTCCTATGGACCCAATGCTGCGGGTGTCATCAAGCCGGATGCTGCGGCAAGAGGTACCGGTGCCACCAGTGTTTCCCATACCAGCAATACAACCATATCGGTAAACGGCACATCCATCGCCACGCCGATTGCTGCGGGAGGAGTAGCTTGTCTCATTCAGGCTTTTCCAACCATGAACCGGGATCTCATGAGAAACCGGCTGAGACAGACCGCTTCACTTTATCCGAACCATACCGATCAGATGGGATTCGGAATTTTAAATTTCGGAAATCTTTACAACAATGTTTTAAATACTTCGGAGCTGGTTAAGAAAAACAATATTGCCATTTTCCCGAACCCGGTTAAGAATATTCTGAATGTTGCCTCGGAAAGTGATGTCCTGGAATTGGAAATTTATGATAACCTCGGAAGACTGATCACCAAAGTCAGCAACCGGCAGTCTGTAAAGGTTGAGGATTTTGCGAAAGGGATATATTACCTGAAAATCCAGACGAAGGATAAAACCTTTTATGAGAAATTCATTAAGGAATAA
- a CDS encoding phosphoenolpyruvate carboxylase: MIHDQRAEKFRQIVENKFQIYNSLFMSLPYDKMTNIGMLLPFLCEESKTGYEAGKTPEEIVEEFFKNHTDLQTEEQKLELLFKIIQYIERQVVLFDSIEDAAFPSLHSESDNGTVTNMYERSYQDHKLEQIREKLRDFAVKIVFTAHPTQFYPNSVQRILHDLRNAITTDSVTNIDMLLQQLGKTPFVNKEKPTPIDEALSIIYYLRYVYYDSIGELFNKIKTTFGNDHFHLHEDLIQLGFWPGGDRDGNPFVTADVTKRVAEELRTAILKAYYNHLKSVRRRLSFRGVSEVLGQLSTELYTAIFRNEKIDAEDIIKRLDEAEKILVEQHDSLFIDVLVNFRDRVKIFGTHFATLDVRQDSRIHQKVIDEVFAKISGKTEATNEEKFNALIGINEKINANDFEDIVKDTLLTVLQVSEIQQKNGLRGMNRYIISNSDAVKDVMNVYAFFKICGYREEEIHMDIVPLFETMEGLANAENVMKELYRNPVYQKHLQRRGNQQTIMLGFSDGTKDGGYLKANWEIYKAKEVLTQLSEQNGIKVVFFDGRGGPPARGGGKTHDFYASQGKTIANNKIELTIQGQTITSIFGNKEQARYNFEQLLTAGVENDVFKSSKKELSEKERALIAELAEISYQKYSDLKAHPMFVPYLQEMSTLEYYGKTNIGSRPSKRGGGNELKFEDLRAIPFVGSWAQLKQNVPGFFGFGFAMQQLKEQGRFEEVRELYKGSDFFKTLVLNSMMSMNKTYFPLTYYIKNNPKFGAFWNILFDEYTLSKNIMLELTGFTMLQQEDPLSRKSVKIRERIVLPLLSIQQYALMKIQKGEGNLEAYGKLVTRSLFGNINASRNSA; the protein is encoded by the coding sequence ATGATACACGACCAACGCGCAGAAAAATTCAGGCAGATCGTGGAAAATAAGTTCCAGATCTACAATTCATTGTTTATGAGCCTGCCTTATGATAAAATGACGAACATTGGGATGCTCCTTCCGTTTCTTTGTGAGGAAAGCAAAACCGGCTATGAAGCTGGTAAGACTCCCGAAGAAATCGTTGAAGAATTCTTTAAAAATCATACCGATCTGCAGACTGAAGAACAGAAGCTCGAGCTGCTTTTTAAAATCATCCAGTATATTGAAAGACAGGTGGTGTTGTTCGACAGCATTGAAGATGCCGCCTTTCCAAGCCTTCACTCTGAAAGTGATAACGGAACGGTAACCAATATGTACGAACGTTCTTATCAGGATCATAAACTGGAACAAATCCGCGAAAAGCTCAGGGATTTTGCCGTAAAAATTGTCTTTACCGCGCACCCGACACAGTTTTATCCGAATTCGGTACAGCGGATCCTTCATGACTTGAGGAATGCCATTACTACGGATTCTGTAACCAATATCGATATGTTGCTGCAGCAATTGGGAAAAACACCATTTGTAAATAAAGAAAAACCAACGCCGATCGACGAGGCATTAAGTATCATTTACTATTTGCGTTATGTTTACTATGATTCCATCGGTGAACTGTTTAATAAAATCAAAACAACTTTCGGAAATGATCATTTTCATCTGCATGAAGACCTGATCCAGCTGGGATTCTGGCCGGGCGGCGACCGAGACGGAAATCCTTTCGTGACGGCAGATGTTACCAAAAGGGTAGCGGAAGAACTGCGCACGGCCATCTTAAAAGCATATTACAACCATTTGAAATCGGTAAGAAGAAGACTGAGTTTCAGAGGTGTTTCTGAAGTTTTAGGGCAACTGAGCACCGAATTGTATACTGCCATTTTCAGAAATGAAAAAATTGATGCCGAAGATATCATCAAAAGACTGGACGAAGCCGAGAAAATACTCGTTGAACAGCACGATTCCCTATTCATCGACGTATTGGTGAATTTCAGGGACCGGGTAAAGATTTTCGGAACCCATTTTGCCACCCTGGATGTGCGTCAGGACAGCCGGATCCATCAAAAAGTCATTGATGAGGTATTCGCAAAAATATCCGGAAAAACGGAAGCGACGAATGAAGAAAAATTTAATGCTTTAATTGGAATAAACGAGAAAATAAATGCTAATGATTTCGAGGACATCGTAAAAGATACCTTGCTTACGGTTTTACAGGTTTCGGAAATCCAGCAGAAGAACGGATTGCGGGGAATGAACCGTTATATTATTTCCAATTCCGACGCTGTAAAAGATGTAATGAATGTGTATGCATTTTTTAAAATCTGCGGTTACCGGGAAGAAGAAATCCACATGGATATTGTTCCGCTTTTCGAAACAATGGAAGGATTGGCCAATGCTGAAAACGTGATGAAGGAGCTGTACCGGAATCCGGTGTACCAGAAACATCTGCAGAGAAGAGGAAACCAGCAGACGATTATGCTCGGCTTTTCAGACGGAACAAAAGACGGCGGTTACCTGAAAGCCAATTGGGAAATTTACAAGGCCAAAGAAGTTTTAACCCAGCTTTCTGAGCAAAACGGGATTAAAGTTGTGTTCTTCGACGGGAGAGGAGGCCCGCCGGCAAGAGGGGGCGGAAAAACCCACGACTTCTACGCTTCCCAGGGAAAAACCATCGCCAATAACAAGATTGAGCTTACGATTCAGGGGCAGACGATCACCAGTATTTTCGGAAATAAAGAACAGGCGAGATATAACTTTGAACAGCTTCTAACCGCAGGAGTCGAAAACGACGTTTTCAAAAGTTCGAAGAAGGAACTTTCGGAAAAAGAAAGAGCACTTATTGCAGAGCTGGCGGAGATCAGTTACCAGAAATATTCGGATCTGAAAGCACATCCGATGTTTGTGCCGTATCTTCAGGAAATGAGTACACTGGAATATTACGGAAAAACCAATATCGGCAGCCGTCCGTCGAAAAGAGGCGGCGGAAACGAACTGAAATTTGAGGATTTGCGGGCGATTCCATTCGTGGGATCATGGGCACAACTAAAGCAGAATGTTCCCGGCTTTTTCGGCTTCGGATTTGCCATGCAGCAGCTGAAAGAGCAGGGCCGGTTTGAAGAAGTTCGGGAATTGTACAAAGGTTCCGATTTCTTTAAAACATTGGTGCTCAACTCTATGATGAGTATGAATAAGACTTATTTCCCATTAACATATTATATTAAAAACAACCCAAAATTCGGTGCTTTCTGGAATATTCTTTTTGATGAATATACCTTATCGAAGAATATTATGCTGGAACTTACCGGATTCACCATGCTTCAACAGGAAGATCCGCTTTCCCGTAAGTCGGTAAAAATCCGTGAAAGAATCGTATTACCGCTGCTGAGTATTCAGCAGTACGCTTTGATGAAGATCCAGAAAGGAGAAGGCAATCTGGAAGCCTACGGAAAACTGGTGACGCGTTCGCTGTTTGGAAATATTAATGCGAGCAGGAATTCGGCTTAA
- a CDS encoding iron-containing alcohol dehydrogenase, with product MLNFEFKNPTKILFGKGEIAKISKEIPAEANILMIYGGGSIKNNGVYDQVKEALKNHQVYEFGGVPANPEYEVLIDALNFIKEKNITFLLAVGGGSVIDGTKFLSAAANYDGEPWEILTKPVRTFEGEGMPFGTVLTLPATGSEMNSGYVISRRETNEKLSTGGPGLFPQFSVLDPEVVRSIPPRQIVNGLTDAYTHVLEQYMTAPSSADLQERIAESILISLQETAPKVLAGDFNYDAAANFMWCCTMALNGLIQKGVITDWAVHAMGHELTAYFGIDHARTLAVIAPSHYRYNFETKKGKLAQYAERVWGITDGTTEEKAEAGIKKLEEFFHSLNIQTRLSEYTEDYNGTAERVEKAFTERSWLGLGEYKKLTPQDAYKIVEMSY from the coding sequence ATGCTTAATTTCGAGTTTAAAAATCCAACCAAAATACTTTTCGGAAAAGGGGAAATCGCTAAAATTTCCAAGGAGATTCCCGCAGAGGCCAACATTTTAATGATCTACGGCGGCGGAAGCATCAAAAACAACGGTGTTTATGACCAGGTAAAAGAAGCTTTAAAGAACCACCAGGTTTATGAATTCGGCGGTGTGCCGGCAAATCCTGAGTATGAAGTGCTGATCGACGCTTTAAACTTCATCAAAGAAAAAAACATCACTTTCCTACTGGCCGTGGGTGGAGGTTCTGTAATCGACGGAACAAAATTTCTTTCTGCAGCGGCAAACTACGACGGTGAGCCGTGGGAAATCCTGACTAAGCCCGTACGGACTTTTGAAGGTGAAGGCATGCCTTTCGGAACGGTTCTGACATTACCTGCAACAGGTTCTGAAATGAATTCGGGTTATGTAATCTCCAGAAGAGAAACCAATGAAAAACTGTCTACCGGCGGTCCGGGACTTTTCCCTCAGTTTTCGGTATTGGATCCTGAAGTGGTACGGTCGATCCCGCCGAGACAGATTGTCAACGGATTGACGGACGCTTATACCCACGTTTTGGAGCAGTATATGACGGCTCCTTCATCTGCCGATTTGCAGGAGAGAATTGCGGAAAGCATCCTGATCAGCTTACAGGAAACAGCGCCGAAAGTCCTGGCTGGCGATTTTAATTATGATGCCGCCGCCAACTTTATGTGGTGCTGTACGATGGCGCTGAACGGACTTATCCAGAAAGGCGTAATTACCGACTGGGCCGTGCATGCCATGGGCCATGAATTAACCGCTTATTTCGGAATCGACCATGCAAGAACCTTGGCGGTTATTGCCCCGTCCCATTACCGGTATAATTTTGAGACCAAAAAAGGAAAGCTGGCACAGTATGCGGAAAGAGTCTGGGGAATTACCGATGGCACAACAGAAGAAAAAGCGGAAGCCGGCATTAAAAAGCTGGAGGAATTCTTCCACAGCCTGAACATCCAGACCAGACTTTCAGAATACACCGAAGATTATAATGGCACGGCAGAACGTGTGGAAAAAGCTTTTACTGAAAGAAGCTGGCTAGGCTTGGGTGAATATAAAAAACTCACGCCTCAGGATGCATATAAAATCGTGGAGATGAGCTATTAA
- a CDS encoding lipocalin family protein, with product MKKTLLLFAFSALALTSCEDDDIQAYEMDMMKGDWKISKKEVISGKDDKTAINTEVPTGCSIKDNLEFRTDYYTSFTTYGGTGTNCQVATKLEGNYTYNTETKDLVVTYKNNSPVSYRIVVLTSSEMRIKQMSGNIDQNGDTILDAEYITYKR from the coding sequence ATGAAAAAAACGTTACTTTTATTTGCCTTTTCAGCGCTAGCGCTTACTTCCTGTGAAGATGATGATATCCAAGCTTATGAAATGGATATGATGAAAGGCGATTGGAAGATTAGTAAAAAAGAAGTAATATCCGGGAAAGACGATAAGACCGCAATTAATACAGAAGTTCCTACAGGATGCAGTATTAAAGATAATTTAGAATTCAGGACAGATTATTACACTTCGTTTACGACCTACGGAGGTACAGGAACCAACTGCCAGGTAGCTACAAAACTTGAAGGAAATTACACTTACAATACTGAAACCAAAGATTTGGTGGTTACCTACAAGAACAACAGTCCGGTAAGTTACCGAATTGTCGTGCTAACCAGCTCAGAAATGAGAATCAAGCAGATGTCCGGTAACATCGATCAGAATGGAGACACGATCTTAGACGCAGAATACATTACCTACAAAAGATAA
- a CDS encoding GDSL-type esterase/lipase family protein: MKKMFSAFLLLTFALLFSQEKPMFWQDIQHFKELDQKNPPAKNAILLVGSSSFTKWTDVANYFPDKTIINRGFGGSRLTDLNYYANDLLNPYQPKQIIIYCGENDFADNDQLKADVVVDRFKTFYKKIRAKFPNVEVDYISIKYSPSREKLWPQMKEANKKIAAFMKKEPRAEFIDITKVMEDRDGNVRKDLFVEDMLHMTPEGYKLWTSVMNPYMK; the protein is encoded by the coding sequence ATGAAGAAGATGTTTTCAGCATTTTTACTACTGACCTTTGCCCTTTTATTTTCACAGGAAAAACCGATGTTCTGGCAGGACATCCAGCATTTCAAAGAGCTTGACCAGAAAAATCCTCCGGCAAAAAATGCCATTTTGTTAGTCGGCAGTTCTTCTTTTACAAAGTGGACGGATGTAGCCAACTATTTTCCGGATAAAACCATCATCAACAGGGGTTTCGGAGGCTCAAGGTTAACCGATCTTAATTATTATGCCAACGATCTCCTGAACCCTTACCAGCCGAAACAAATCATCATCTATTGCGGTGAGAACGATTTTGCAGACAATGACCAATTGAAAGCAGATGTTGTAGTGGACCGTTTCAAGACGTTCTATAAAAAAATCAGAGCCAAATTCCCGAATGTCGAAGTAGATTATATTTCTATTAAGTATTCTCCGAGCCGCGAAAAGCTCTGGCCGCAGATGAAGGAGGCAAATAAAAAAATTGCTGCTTTTATGAAAAAGGAACCCCGCGCCGAATTCATCGATATTACAAAGGTGATGGAAGACCGCGACGGAAACGTAAGAAAAGATCTTTTTGTAGAAGATATGCTCCATATGACCCCTGAAGGCTATAAACTCTGGACTTCAGTGATGAATCCTTATATGAAATAA
- a CDS encoding lipocalin family protein: MKKLLFLAVSAGFIFTSCNNNDDEDPNSIVGTWRPVSEKAISGKNGNTLYNDPHSTCYKKSTFNFKSNNTLSSTIYDENSNGNCENFGTETSPYSFNAGNMQLTVDGDTSEVLVLNSKELHVVSDYDDVNGDGVDDKIILVLAR, translated from the coding sequence ATGAAAAAGCTATTATTTCTTGCCGTTTCGGCCGGTTTCATTTTTACTTCCTGTAATAATAATGATGATGAAGATCCAAATTCTATCGTAGGTACCTGGAGACCGGTAAGCGAAAAAGCCATCTCCGGAAAAAATGGAAATACCCTTTACAACGATCCCCATTCTACCTGCTACAAAAAAAGCACCTTCAACTTTAAATCGAACAATACCTTATCAAGTACGATTTATGATGAAAATTCAAATGGAAACTGCGAAAACTTTGGAACCGAAACATCTCCGTATTCTTTTAATGCGGGAAATATGCAATTGACTGTTGACGGCGATACCAGTGAAGTATTGGTTCTCAACAGCAAAGAACTTCATGTCGTTAGTGATTACGATGACGTGAACGGCGATGGCGTGGATGACAAAATTATCCTTGTATTGGCCAGATAA
- a CDS encoding DEAD/DEAH box helicase, whose amino-acid sequence MEQLTFADFDLPVKILDVLADLNLFEPTPIQEKSLKPILSGRDVMGIAQTGTGKTLAYLLPVLKTWKYNKTGNPTVLVLVPTRELVVQVTEIVEKLTENITARVIGIYGGKNINTQKLLFNDGCDILIGTPGRVMDLAIDNAISLKEVQKLIIDEFDEMLNLGFRPQLTHIFEMMKEKRQNILFSATMTEAVDEMLDQYFASPVEISLARSGTPLEKIEQTAYKVENFNTKINLLEHLLKTNVDMSKVLIFTNNKKNADLLFTKIDELFPEQFDVIHSNKSQNYRLKAMKRFEQEEIKGLITTDVMARGLDISDITHVVNFETPDIPEQYIHRIGRTGRADKDGKAVTFVTKKEETLALDIELLMDKELRYIDFPAEVKINPKKIASEEEQVVMKNPAMVKIGEGGGAFHEKKAKNTKENWGGPSKRKAPKKFGANRAQQKAISKSKKKK is encoded by the coding sequence ATGGAACAACTCACTTTTGCAGATTTTGACCTGCCGGTTAAAATTCTTGATGTTTTAGCAGACCTGAATTTATTTGAACCGACGCCGATTCAGGAAAAAAGTCTAAAGCCGATCCTTTCCGGACGTGATGTCATGGGCATTGCACAAACAGGAACGGGGAAGACGTTAGCTTATCTTTTACCTGTTTTAAAGACCTGGAAATACAACAAAACCGGAAATCCAACCGTTTTGGTGCTCGTGCCGACACGGGAATTGGTGGTGCAGGTAACGGAAATCGTAGAGAAACTGACCGAAAATATTACTGCAAGAGTGATCGGAATCTACGGTGGTAAAAACATCAATACCCAAAAACTGCTGTTTAATGACGGTTGCGATATCCTGATCGGAACACCGGGAAGGGTAATGGACCTTGCCATCGACAATGCCATTTCCCTGAAAGAAGTCCAAAAACTCATTATTGATGAATTCGACGAAATGCTGAACCTCGGTTTCAGGCCGCAGCTGACTCATATTTTCGAAATGATGAAGGAGAAAAGGCAGAATATCCTATTCTCGGCAACCATGACGGAAGCGGTAGATGAAATGCTCGACCAGTATTTCGCCAGCCCGGTGGAAATTTCCCTGGCCAGATCCGGAACGCCGCTTGAAAAAATCGAGCAGACCGCTTACAAGGTAGAGAATTTCAATACCAAGATTAATTTGCTGGAGCATTTGCTGAAGACGAATGTCGATATGTCTAAGGTCTTGATTTTTACCAACAATAAGAAAAATGCGGATCTTCTTTTCACGAAAATCGATGAGCTTTTCCCGGAACAGTTTGATGTTATCCACTCCAATAAATCCCAGAACTACAGGCTGAAAGCCATGAAGCGCTTTGAACAGGAGGAAATCAAAGGATTAATTACAACAGACGTTATGGCGAGAGGTCTGGATATTTCCGATATTACCCATGTTGTCAACTTTGAAACTCCCGATATTCCGGAGCAATACATCCACAGGATTGGTAGAACGGGTAGGGCGGATAAAGACGGAAAGGCAGTGACTTTCGTTACAAAAAAAGAAGAAACTTTAGCGCTGGATATCGAGTTGCTGATGGACAAAGAACTTCGATACATCGATTTCCCTGCAGAAGTGAAGATCAATCCTAAGAAGATCGCATCCGAAGAAGAGCAGGTGGTTATGAAAAATCCTGCGATGGTAAAAATCGGTGAAGGAGGAGGAGCATTCCACGAGAAAAAGGCGAAAAATACCAAAGAAAACTGGGGCGGACCTTCAAAAAGAAAAGCACCAAAAAAATTCGGGGCCAACAGGGCGCAGCAAAAAGCGATATCAAAATCCAAGAAAAAGAAATAA
- a CDS encoding AarF/ABC1/UbiB kinase family protein, translating to MFDKQQRKLKRSAKLISVLSKYGFKDMLARMNGGNREEVQANAEEVVSKGTVYERIRLVLEELGPTFVKLGQTFSNREDLLPPELIQELQKLQDKVETVDMNVEEILENEFNITVKDHFAEIRKVPLATASIAQVYKAILTDGTEVILKIKKPEVQTVIEDDLLLIKDLEKLVSSYSEIGEKLNLKQAISTFEKSLLEEVSLINEKENILQFRRNFKNSKETYVPIVYEEYSNNNVLCMEFIDGIKVTDTATLLQYDIDPVYVSEAGLRLFVSQILDYGFFHADPHAGNILVKKDGKVVFIDFGAVGKIPPNDKEILENLIVSFVAKNPHKIVRYLKKMAVSYQIPDEKRFEADVEDILNFVHSTSLKEINPQAIINKMKDVLKDNRLYMPDYFYLLFKGIGLIEGVGRTINPELDVVKSLHPYTKKIFARKISPKHLMKTGMDRMMMFTDNVDEIPRELRSVLQKLDENKFTVSSEIKNIEKTNQLIKSSIVNLMLAMVLAANIIATAIVFVSEAGPRIGELSLVAVLGFIFSVFLIVVILLRITRK from the coding sequence ATGTTTGATAAGCAGCAAAGAAAATTGAAAAGATCGGCCAAGCTCATTTCCGTATTAAGCAAATACGGGTTTAAAGACATGCTGGCCCGAATGAACGGCGGAAACAGAGAGGAAGTTCAGGCAAATGCAGAAGAAGTTGTTTCCAAAGGCACCGTCTACGAAAGAATCAGGTTGGTACTGGAAGAGCTGGGACCTACCTTCGTGAAGCTCGGGCAGACTTTCAGCAACAGGGAAGACCTGCTTCCGCCTGAACTCATCCAGGAGCTTCAAAAGCTTCAGGATAAGGTGGAAACGGTAGACATGAACGTAGAGGAAATCCTGGAAAACGAATTCAATATCACCGTTAAAGACCATTTTGCTGAGATCCGAAAAGTTCCGTTGGCAACGGCTTCCATTGCCCAGGTATACAAAGCCATCCTGACAGACGGGACGGAGGTGATTTTAAAAATTAAAAAGCCTGAGGTGCAGACGGTAATCGAAGATGATCTGCTCTTAATTAAAGATCTGGAAAAACTGGTGTCTTCCTATTCTGAAATCGGCGAAAAGCTGAACCTGAAGCAGGCGATTTCTACCTTTGAAAAGTCTCTATTGGAAGAGGTGTCGTTAATTAATGAAAAAGAAAACATTCTTCAGTTCAGAAGGAATTTCAAAAACAGCAAAGAAACCTACGTTCCGATTGTTTATGAGGAATATTCCAACAACAATGTCCTCTGCATGGAATTTATCGACGGTATCAAGGTGACGGATACTGCAACACTTTTACAATATGATATTGATCCGGTCTATGTTTCAGAAGCGGGTTTAAGGCTTTTCGTTTCACAGATTTTGGATTACGGTTTTTTCCACGCCGATCCTCACGCAGGAAATATTCTCGTGAAAAAAGACGGCAAGGTTGTCTTCATCGATTTTGGAGCTGTAGGAAAGATACCGCCGAACGATAAAGAAATCCTGGAAAACCTGATTGTCAGTTTTGTTGCTAAAAATCCGCATAAAATTGTCCGTTACCTCAAGAAAATGGCCGTCAGCTATCAGATTCCCGATGAAAAGAGATTTGAGGCCGATGTGGAGGATATTCTGAATTTTGTACACAGCACTTCACTGAAAGAAATTAATCCGCAGGCCATCATCAACAAGATGAAAGATGTGCTGAAAGACAACCGCCTGTACATGCCGGATTATTTTTATCTCTTATTTAAAGGGATCGGCCTGATTGAAGGGGTAGGAAGAACGATCAATCCGGAGCTGGACGTAGTAAAAAGCCTGCATCCTTACACGAAGAAAATCTTTGCCAGGAAAATCAGTCCGAAACATCTGATGAAGACGGGAATGGACCGGATGATGATGTTCACGGATAATGTCGATGAGATCCCGAGGGAGCTTCGTTCCGTCTTACAAAAGTTGGACGAAAATAAGTTCACGGTTTCCAGCGAAATCAAAAATATTGAAAAAACCAACCAGCTGATCAAATCAAGCATCGTCAATCTGATGCTAGCCATGGTTTTGGCAGCAAATATCATCGCTACAGCCATCGTCTTTGTGTCCGAAGCCGGTCCGAGAATCGGAGAACTGTCTTTAGTTGCGGTATTGGGATTTATTTTTTCCGTTTTTTTAATTGTTGTGATTCTGTTAAGGATTACGAGGAAATAG